In one window of Electrophorus electricus isolate fEleEle1 chromosome 15, fEleEle1.pri, whole genome shotgun sequence DNA:
- the mllt1b gene encoding MLLT1 super elongation complex subunit b isoform X1 translates to MENMCTVQVKLELGHRAQLRKKATTEGFTHDWMVFVRGPETCDIQHFVERVVFRLHDSFPKPKRVCKEPPYKVEESGYAGFLMPIEVYFKNKEEPKKVCFNYDLFLNLEGNPPVNHLRCEKLTFNNPTHEFRRKLVKAGGVMVIPEGAELMPKPGPDYPMLPTIPLSAFSDPKKIKSSHGIKEPNKDGAGGSSKGPKPHKPAKEHRDRSRKDSESKVTSRESDREGSKSTREPSSSSSSSSSRKATDVRGKEEGKVVPKAAFKEPKLTLRESKIDGTSPKGGGSAAGGGGGGGGQIEARALSKRPPSTTESPKLSTKKQKSTKGSSSGGFSGTSPRISSTTPSAYPEKKASKEKSHWAKMRPDVPEVKRQPESEESNSEDEASSKSEQSAQSSPSSSSSSSSSDSDFEPSQKQGQGPLRSMVEDMHSEGSDDDSSSEVETPMKTPPPNQDSRLSMDSESDIEEPRPPSQEAPSPPPKLSTVNLKMLEKKSPDSCTREKTLKRGEDKVGRAYTEELVDLHRRLMALRERNILQQIVNLIEKTGHFNVTNTTFDFDLFSLDESTVRKLQSYLEATST, encoded by the exons ATGGAGAATATG TGCACGGTGCAGGTAAAGCTCGAGCTTGGCCATAGGGCCCAGCTACGGAAGAAGGCCACCACCGAGGGCTTCACACACGACTGGATGGTGTTTGTCCGAGGCCCAGAGACATGTGACATCCAGCACTTTGTGGAGAGGGTTGTCTTCAGGCTACACGACAGCTTCCCAAAGCCCAAGAGAG tgtgtaaggagCCTCCATATAAGGTGGAAGAATCGGGCTATGCTGGATTTCTTATGCCTATTGAGGTTTACTTTAAGAACAAG GAGGAGCCTAAGAAAGTTTGCTTTAATTATGACCTCTTCCTGAACTTGGAAGGCAACCCCCCGGTCAATCACCTGCGCTGTGAAAAGCTCACATTTAACAACCCCACGCATGAGTTTCGTCGCAAACTGGTCAAAGCTGGTGGG GTGATGGTGATACCCGAGGGAGCAGAGTTGATGCCAAAGCCTGGTCCGGATTATCCCATGCTGCCCACTATTCCTTTGTCTGCCTTCTCCGACCCTAAAAAGATCAAATCCTCGCATGGGATAAAG GAGCCAAATAAAGATGGAGCAGGCGGGAGCAGCAAAGGCCCCAAGCCTCATAAGCCAGCCAAAGAGCACAGGGACCGCTCACGCAAAGACTCAGAGAGCAAGGTCACGTCCAGGGAGAGTGACCGTGAGGGGAGCAAATCCACACGGGagccatcctcctcctcctcctcttcctcctcgaGGAAGGCTACGGATGTGCgggggaaggaggaagggaAAGTCGTGCCCAAGGCGGCCTTCAAAGAGCCCAAGCTCACTCTGAGGGAGTCCAAGATAGATGGCACGTCCCCCAAAGGTGGAGGATCAGCAgcaggtggagggggtggaggaggagggcaaATTGAGGCACGAGCTTTGAGCAAACGCCCCCCTTCCACCACAGAGTCACCCAAACTGAGCaccaagaaacagaaaag CACGAAGGGATCCTCCAGTGGAGGTTTCAGTGGCACCTCCCCCCGTATTTCGTCAACTACCCCCTCTGCCTACCCAGAGAAGAAAGCATCCAAAGAAAAAAGCCACTGGGCCAAGATGAGGCCCGACGTCCCAGAGGTGAAGAGGCAGCCTGAGTCAGAAGAATCCAATTCGGAAGACGAGGCTTCATCCAAGTCTGAG CAGTCGGCCCAGTCCAGCCCCTCCagttccagctccagctccagctccgaCTCAGACTTTGAGCCCTCTCAGAAGCAAGGCCAAG GACCTTTACGCTCCATGGTGGAAGATATGCATTCTGAGGGCTCTGACGATGATAGCAGCTCAGAGGTGGAGACACCTATGAAGACCCCTCCACCTAACCAGGATTCTCG CTTAAGCATGGACAGTGAAAGTGACATTGAAGAGCCTCGCCCCCCCAGCCAGGAGgctccatcacctcctcccAAACTCAGTACAGTGAACCTTAAG ATGTTGGAGAAAAAAAGCCCAGACTCGTGCACCAGAGAGAAGACACTTAAGAGGGGAGAGGACAAGGTAGGAAGG GCCTACACAGAGGAGCTGGTTGACCTCCATCGCAGGCTGATggctctgagagagaggaatatTTTACAGCAG ATAGTAAATCTGATTGAAAAGACAGGCCATTTCAATGTCACCAACACCACGTTTGACTTTGACCTATTCTCCTTGGATGAATCGACTGTGCGTAAACTTCAGAGTTACCTGGAGGCAACGTCCACATGA
- the mllt1b gene encoding MLLT1 super elongation complex subunit b isoform X2: MENMCTVQVKLELGHRAQLRKKATTEGFTHDWMVFVRGPETCDIQHFVERVVFRLHDSFPKPKRVCKEPPYKVEESGYAGFLMPIEVYFKNKEEPKKVCFNYDLFLNLEGNPPVNHLRCEKLTFNNPTHEFRRKLVKAGGVMVIPEGAELMPKPGPDYPMLPTIPLSAFSDPKKIKSSHGIKEPNKDGAGGSSKGPKPHKPAKEHRDRSRKDSESKVTSRESDREGSKSTREPSSSSSSSSSRKATDVRGKEEGKVVPKAAFKEPKLTLRESKIDGTSPKGGGSAAGGGGGGGGQIEARALSKRPPSTTESPKLSTKKQKSTKGSSSGGFSGTSPRISSTTPSAYPEKKASKEKSHWAKMRPDVPEVKRQPESEESNSEDEASSKSESAQSSPSSSSSSSSSDSDFEPSQKQGQGPLRSMVEDMHSEGSDDDSSSEVETPMKTPPPNQDSRLSMDSESDIEEPRPPSQEAPSPPPKLSTVNLKMLEKKSPDSCTREKTLKRGEDKVGRAYTEELVDLHRRLMALRERNILQQIVNLIEKTGHFNVTNTTFDFDLFSLDESTVRKLQSYLEATST; encoded by the exons ATGGAGAATATG TGCACGGTGCAGGTAAAGCTCGAGCTTGGCCATAGGGCCCAGCTACGGAAGAAGGCCACCACCGAGGGCTTCACACACGACTGGATGGTGTTTGTCCGAGGCCCAGAGACATGTGACATCCAGCACTTTGTGGAGAGGGTTGTCTTCAGGCTACACGACAGCTTCCCAAAGCCCAAGAGAG tgtgtaaggagCCTCCATATAAGGTGGAAGAATCGGGCTATGCTGGATTTCTTATGCCTATTGAGGTTTACTTTAAGAACAAG GAGGAGCCTAAGAAAGTTTGCTTTAATTATGACCTCTTCCTGAACTTGGAAGGCAACCCCCCGGTCAATCACCTGCGCTGTGAAAAGCTCACATTTAACAACCCCACGCATGAGTTTCGTCGCAAACTGGTCAAAGCTGGTGGG GTGATGGTGATACCCGAGGGAGCAGAGTTGATGCCAAAGCCTGGTCCGGATTATCCCATGCTGCCCACTATTCCTTTGTCTGCCTTCTCCGACCCTAAAAAGATCAAATCCTCGCATGGGATAAAG GAGCCAAATAAAGATGGAGCAGGCGGGAGCAGCAAAGGCCCCAAGCCTCATAAGCCAGCCAAAGAGCACAGGGACCGCTCACGCAAAGACTCAGAGAGCAAGGTCACGTCCAGGGAGAGTGACCGTGAGGGGAGCAAATCCACACGGGagccatcctcctcctcctcctcttcctcctcgaGGAAGGCTACGGATGTGCgggggaaggaggaagggaAAGTCGTGCCCAAGGCGGCCTTCAAAGAGCCCAAGCTCACTCTGAGGGAGTCCAAGATAGATGGCACGTCCCCCAAAGGTGGAGGATCAGCAgcaggtggagggggtggaggaggagggcaaATTGAGGCACGAGCTTTGAGCAAACGCCCCCCTTCCACCACAGAGTCACCCAAACTGAGCaccaagaaacagaaaag CACGAAGGGATCCTCCAGTGGAGGTTTCAGTGGCACCTCCCCCCGTATTTCGTCAACTACCCCCTCTGCCTACCCAGAGAAGAAAGCATCCAAAGAAAAAAGCCACTGGGCCAAGATGAGGCCCGACGTCCCAGAGGTGAAGAGGCAGCCTGAGTCAGAAGAATCCAATTCGGAAGACGAGGCTTCATCCAAGTCTGAG TCGGCCCAGTCCAGCCCCTCCagttccagctccagctccagctccgaCTCAGACTTTGAGCCCTCTCAGAAGCAAGGCCAAG GACCTTTACGCTCCATGGTGGAAGATATGCATTCTGAGGGCTCTGACGATGATAGCAGCTCAGAGGTGGAGACACCTATGAAGACCCCTCCACCTAACCAGGATTCTCG CTTAAGCATGGACAGTGAAAGTGACATTGAAGAGCCTCGCCCCCCCAGCCAGGAGgctccatcacctcctcccAAACTCAGTACAGTGAACCTTAAG ATGTTGGAGAAAAAAAGCCCAGACTCGTGCACCAGAGAGAAGACACTTAAGAGGGGAGAGGACAAGGTAGGAAGG GCCTACACAGAGGAGCTGGTTGACCTCCATCGCAGGCTGATggctctgagagagaggaatatTTTACAGCAG ATAGTAAATCTGATTGAAAAGACAGGCCATTTCAATGTCACCAACACCACGTTTGACTTTGACCTATTCTCCTTGGATGAATCGACTGTGCGTAAACTTCAGAGTTACCTGGAGGCAACGTCCACATGA
- the mllt1b gene encoding MLLT1 super elongation complex subunit b isoform X4: protein MENMCTVQVKLELGHRAQLRKKATTEGFTHDWMVFVRGPETCDIQHFVERVVFRLHDSFPKPKRVCKEPPYKVEESGYAGFLMPIEVYFKNKEEPKKVCFNYDLFLNLEGNPPVNHLRCEKLTFNNPTHEFRRKLVKAGGVMVIPEGAELMPKPGPDYPMLPTIPLSAFSDPKKIKSSHGIKEPNKDGAGGSSKGPKPHKPAKEHRDRSRKDSESKVTSRESDREGSKSTREPSSSSSSSSSRKATDVRGKEEGKVVPKAAFKEPKLTLRESKIDGTSPKGGGSAAGGGGGGGGQIEARALSKRPPSTTESPKLSTKKQKSTKGSSSGGFSGTSPRISSTTPSAYPEKKASKEKSHWAKMRPDVPEVKRQPESEESNSEDEASSKSESAQSSPSSSSSSSSSDSDFEPSQKQGQGPLRSMVEDMHSEGSDDDSSSEVETPMKTPPPNQDSRLSMDSESDIEEPRPPSQEAPSPPPKLSTVNLKMLEKKSPDSCTREKTLKRGEDKAYTEELVDLHRRLMALRERNILQQIVNLIEKTGHFNVTNTTFDFDLFSLDESTVRKLQSYLEATST, encoded by the exons ATGGAGAATATG TGCACGGTGCAGGTAAAGCTCGAGCTTGGCCATAGGGCCCAGCTACGGAAGAAGGCCACCACCGAGGGCTTCACACACGACTGGATGGTGTTTGTCCGAGGCCCAGAGACATGTGACATCCAGCACTTTGTGGAGAGGGTTGTCTTCAGGCTACACGACAGCTTCCCAAAGCCCAAGAGAG tgtgtaaggagCCTCCATATAAGGTGGAAGAATCGGGCTATGCTGGATTTCTTATGCCTATTGAGGTTTACTTTAAGAACAAG GAGGAGCCTAAGAAAGTTTGCTTTAATTATGACCTCTTCCTGAACTTGGAAGGCAACCCCCCGGTCAATCACCTGCGCTGTGAAAAGCTCACATTTAACAACCCCACGCATGAGTTTCGTCGCAAACTGGTCAAAGCTGGTGGG GTGATGGTGATACCCGAGGGAGCAGAGTTGATGCCAAAGCCTGGTCCGGATTATCCCATGCTGCCCACTATTCCTTTGTCTGCCTTCTCCGACCCTAAAAAGATCAAATCCTCGCATGGGATAAAG GAGCCAAATAAAGATGGAGCAGGCGGGAGCAGCAAAGGCCCCAAGCCTCATAAGCCAGCCAAAGAGCACAGGGACCGCTCACGCAAAGACTCAGAGAGCAAGGTCACGTCCAGGGAGAGTGACCGTGAGGGGAGCAAATCCACACGGGagccatcctcctcctcctcctcttcctcctcgaGGAAGGCTACGGATGTGCgggggaaggaggaagggaAAGTCGTGCCCAAGGCGGCCTTCAAAGAGCCCAAGCTCACTCTGAGGGAGTCCAAGATAGATGGCACGTCCCCCAAAGGTGGAGGATCAGCAgcaggtggagggggtggaggaggagggcaaATTGAGGCACGAGCTTTGAGCAAACGCCCCCCTTCCACCACAGAGTCACCCAAACTGAGCaccaagaaacagaaaag CACGAAGGGATCCTCCAGTGGAGGTTTCAGTGGCACCTCCCCCCGTATTTCGTCAACTACCCCCTCTGCCTACCCAGAGAAGAAAGCATCCAAAGAAAAAAGCCACTGGGCCAAGATGAGGCCCGACGTCCCAGAGGTGAAGAGGCAGCCTGAGTCAGAAGAATCCAATTCGGAAGACGAGGCTTCATCCAAGTCTGAG TCGGCCCAGTCCAGCCCCTCCagttccagctccagctccagctccgaCTCAGACTTTGAGCCCTCTCAGAAGCAAGGCCAAG GACCTTTACGCTCCATGGTGGAAGATATGCATTCTGAGGGCTCTGACGATGATAGCAGCTCAGAGGTGGAGACACCTATGAAGACCCCTCCACCTAACCAGGATTCTCG CTTAAGCATGGACAGTGAAAGTGACATTGAAGAGCCTCGCCCCCCCAGCCAGGAGgctccatcacctcctcccAAACTCAGTACAGTGAACCTTAAG ATGTTGGAGAAAAAAAGCCCAGACTCGTGCACCAGAGAGAAGACACTTAAGAGGGGAGAGGACAAG GCCTACACAGAGGAGCTGGTTGACCTCCATCGCAGGCTGATggctctgagagagaggaatatTTTACAGCAG ATAGTAAATCTGATTGAAAAGACAGGCCATTTCAATGTCACCAACACCACGTTTGACTTTGACCTATTCTCCTTGGATGAATCGACTGTGCGTAAACTTCAGAGTTACCTGGAGGCAACGTCCACATGA
- the mllt1b gene encoding MLLT1 super elongation complex subunit b isoform X3: MENMCTVQVKLELGHRAQLRKKATTEGFTHDWMVFVRGPETCDIQHFVERVVFRLHDSFPKPKRVCKEPPYKVEESGYAGFLMPIEVYFKNKEEPKKVCFNYDLFLNLEGNPPVNHLRCEKLTFNNPTHEFRRKLVKAGGVMVIPEGAELMPKPGPDYPMLPTIPLSAFSDPKKIKSSHGIKEPNKDGAGGSSKGPKPHKPAKEHRDRSRKDSESKVTSRESDREGSKSTREPSSSSSSSSSRKATDVRGKEEGKVVPKAAFKEPKLTLRESKIDGTSPKGGGSAAGGGGGGGGQIEARALSKRPPSTTESPKLSTKKQKSTKGSSSGGFSGTSPRISSTTPSAYPEKKASKEKSHWAKMRPDVPEVKRQPESEESNSEDEASSKSEQSAQSSPSSSSSSSSSDSDFEPSQKQGQGPLRSMVEDMHSEGSDDDSSSEVETPMKTPPPNQDSRLSMDSESDIEEPRPPSQEAPSPPPKLSTVNLKMLEKKSPDSCTREKTLKRGEDKAYTEELVDLHRRLMALRERNILQQIVNLIEKTGHFNVTNTTFDFDLFSLDESTVRKLQSYLEATST; encoded by the exons ATGGAGAATATG TGCACGGTGCAGGTAAAGCTCGAGCTTGGCCATAGGGCCCAGCTACGGAAGAAGGCCACCACCGAGGGCTTCACACACGACTGGATGGTGTTTGTCCGAGGCCCAGAGACATGTGACATCCAGCACTTTGTGGAGAGGGTTGTCTTCAGGCTACACGACAGCTTCCCAAAGCCCAAGAGAG tgtgtaaggagCCTCCATATAAGGTGGAAGAATCGGGCTATGCTGGATTTCTTATGCCTATTGAGGTTTACTTTAAGAACAAG GAGGAGCCTAAGAAAGTTTGCTTTAATTATGACCTCTTCCTGAACTTGGAAGGCAACCCCCCGGTCAATCACCTGCGCTGTGAAAAGCTCACATTTAACAACCCCACGCATGAGTTTCGTCGCAAACTGGTCAAAGCTGGTGGG GTGATGGTGATACCCGAGGGAGCAGAGTTGATGCCAAAGCCTGGTCCGGATTATCCCATGCTGCCCACTATTCCTTTGTCTGCCTTCTCCGACCCTAAAAAGATCAAATCCTCGCATGGGATAAAG GAGCCAAATAAAGATGGAGCAGGCGGGAGCAGCAAAGGCCCCAAGCCTCATAAGCCAGCCAAAGAGCACAGGGACCGCTCACGCAAAGACTCAGAGAGCAAGGTCACGTCCAGGGAGAGTGACCGTGAGGGGAGCAAATCCACACGGGagccatcctcctcctcctcctcttcctcctcgaGGAAGGCTACGGATGTGCgggggaaggaggaagggaAAGTCGTGCCCAAGGCGGCCTTCAAAGAGCCCAAGCTCACTCTGAGGGAGTCCAAGATAGATGGCACGTCCCCCAAAGGTGGAGGATCAGCAgcaggtggagggggtggaggaggagggcaaATTGAGGCACGAGCTTTGAGCAAACGCCCCCCTTCCACCACAGAGTCACCCAAACTGAGCaccaagaaacagaaaag CACGAAGGGATCCTCCAGTGGAGGTTTCAGTGGCACCTCCCCCCGTATTTCGTCAACTACCCCCTCTGCCTACCCAGAGAAGAAAGCATCCAAAGAAAAAAGCCACTGGGCCAAGATGAGGCCCGACGTCCCAGAGGTGAAGAGGCAGCCTGAGTCAGAAGAATCCAATTCGGAAGACGAGGCTTCATCCAAGTCTGAG CAGTCGGCCCAGTCCAGCCCCTCCagttccagctccagctccagctccgaCTCAGACTTTGAGCCCTCTCAGAAGCAAGGCCAAG GACCTTTACGCTCCATGGTGGAAGATATGCATTCTGAGGGCTCTGACGATGATAGCAGCTCAGAGGTGGAGACACCTATGAAGACCCCTCCACCTAACCAGGATTCTCG CTTAAGCATGGACAGTGAAAGTGACATTGAAGAGCCTCGCCCCCCCAGCCAGGAGgctccatcacctcctcccAAACTCAGTACAGTGAACCTTAAG ATGTTGGAGAAAAAAAGCCCAGACTCGTGCACCAGAGAGAAGACACTTAAGAGGGGAGAGGACAAG GCCTACACAGAGGAGCTGGTTGACCTCCATCGCAGGCTGATggctctgagagagaggaatatTTTACAGCAG ATAGTAAATCTGATTGAAAAGACAGGCCATTTCAATGTCACCAACACCACGTTTGACTTTGACCTATTCTCCTTGGATGAATCGACTGTGCGTAAACTTCAGAGTTACCTGGAGGCAACGTCCACATGA
- the sap130b gene encoding histone deacetylase complex subunit SAP130b → MSSQQYPRAGLPPGLAQGQAPGGNTTVVQGKPTNAGGHEDAGRDGDHAPIAAAPLRDDKQETVVVRPYPQAHAGTSAAPAPLAQHLPVQPATAPVSAPAVSAASAHVPQGVPIAFTEGPAKSALKTTMPSRVIAPAPVSAQGHLAVTHKVPGHITVTMESTIPQASGIPVAAISGQQGHTGNLHRIMTNVQIIRSGIGSSAAPPHPFPTHLPRGAAAAAVMSSSKGPTVLRPASNPNSGAGHPTVQHLIHQPLQTRPIVTTSTAVLSTVVAPVTAARPQSPVISTVAAHTGDIVHGRSALTIHHSPATLSIQRPPQTRDTPTRINLPPHPAIGAQKPLTHTMAQKQIFGAVSPVAAATVAPILATNTAPSPTTTVASHSSLATAVTPTNIPVAKVVPQIAHTSPRIQPEFPGERGNLIPIPPHRSSPNPVTMENRSDNRQPLPVQFQYFLPTYQSAPYPLNHTYTPITSSVPTIRPYPVTAQAPSAAMPAQTGVGVASTVHLNPMQLMTVDRIAQINTQNIQPAAVAQGVQPTAIAAQGLHTSTAMTSQSIQAAAASLQQTPSEAKASVVLADGSTLVANSMNNAFSASQPAATVTQSHPQGGSSGAPAVASSPRPSILRKKPASEGAAVRKNLIAAQLGDSTRMDGGLRSTSGSPRPAGVKPKSDVLVGLAPPVNATVELVPGQTSEKQQQNPAPPSSQVPAQPVSSLLTSTTPPSQPVPAAMAVTPPIPSMANVVAPPSHPAASSTAACGISSTLPEINVKQEAEPMDTSKPVGAAPPSGTPALAVPGVDLVPGASPRKKPRKQQHVISTEGGEMMEANSSDEEKVLTKPPGHRPEKRKSPPKEYIDEEGVRYVPVRVRPPVTLLRHYRNPWKAAYHHFQRYSDVRVKEEKKGTLQDVASQKGVVGRAQGWKIHLCAAQLVQLTSLEHDVYSRLTSLQEGLIPKKKPGADDDLHRISELIQGNMQRCKLVMDQITEAREAMMKVLDHRERVMKLLNKNGSTKKLNKLKRKDRA, encoded by the exons ATGAGTTCTCAGCAGTACCCACGAGCAGGACTGCCCCCAGGGCTTGCACAAGGACAGGCACCTGGTGGAAACACTACTGTGGTCCAAGGCAAGCCAACCAACGCAG GCGGCCACGAAGATGCTGGTCGTGACGGTGACCACGCTCCCATCGCGGCCGCCCCACTTCGAGACGACAAGCAGGAGACTGTGGTAGTGAGGCCGTACCCCCAGGCCCACGCAGGGACGTCAGCCGCGCCCGCCCCCCTGGCCCAGCACCTCCCTGTGCAGCCAGCCACAGCGCCTGTCTCGGCCCCGGCTGTCTCTGCTGCCTCGGCTCACGTTCCCCAGGGCGTGCCCATCGCCTTCACCGAGGGGCCTGCGAAG TCCGCTCTGAAGACCACCATGCCTAGCCGTGTAATTGCTCCTGCCCCAGTGTCGGCTCAGGGGCACCTCGCCGTGACCCACAAGGTGCCTGGCCACATTACTGTGACCATGGAGAGCACTATTCCACAGGCATCTGGGATCCCCGTGGCAGCCATCAGTGGCCAACAG GGTCATACCGGAAACCTGCACCGCATCATGACCAACGTGCAGATCATTCGTAGCGGGATCGGgtcctctgctgctcctccacaccCGTTCCCCACCCACTTACCCCGAG GTGCTGCAGCAGCCGCCGTGATGTCCAGCTCCAAAGGACCGACTGTGCTGAGGCCGGCGTCCAATCCGAATAGTGGCGCAGGGCATCCCACAGTGCAACACCTCATCCACCAGCCTCTCCAG ACGAGACCCATAGTCACGACTTCCACGGCGGTGCTGTCTACAGTAGTGGCTCCAGTCACAGCAGCCAGGCCCCAGTCTCCTGTCATTAGCACAGTGGCGGCTCATACAGGAGACATTGTCCATGG GCGTTCTGCTCTAACCATTCATCATTCCCCGGCAACCCTGAGTATCCAGCGGCCTCCTCAAACACGAGACACGCCCACACGCATCAACCTTCCTCCACATCCAGCAATTGGTGCTCAGaagcccctcacacacactatggcACAG AAACAGATCTTTGGCGCCGTGTCACCCGTTGCTGCAGCAACCGTCGCCCCTATTCTGGCCACTAACACTGCTCCATCTCCCACAACAACAG TGGCGTCCCATTCCAGCCTTGCTACTGCAGTGACACCTACCAACATTCCTGTGG CCAAAGTGGTGCCCCAGATTGCACACACCTCCCCCCGCATCCAACCTGAGTTTCCTGGTGAGAGAGGAAACCTCATCCCCATTCCCCCCCACCGCTCGTCCCCTAACCCCGTCACCATGGAGAACCGCAGTGACAACAG acAACCTCTTCCTGTGCAGTTTCAGTATTTTCTACCGACCTACCAATCAGCCCCTTACCCTCTCAACCATACCTACACGCCCATCACCAGCTCTGTCCCCACCATACGACCTTATCCAG TGACGGCCCAAGCCCCTAGTGCTGCCATGCCGGCCCAGACCGGCGTGGGTGTGGCCTCCACTGTGCACCTGAACCCCATGCAGCTGATGACGGTGGACCGCATCGCACAGATCAACACTCAGAACATCCAGCCTGCAGCTGTGGCTCAGGGGGTCCAGCCCACAGCCATTGCGGCCCAGGGCCTGCACACCTCCACTGCCATGACCTCGCAGAGCATCCAGGCGGCAGCTGCCAGCCTTCAGCAAACCCCCTCTGAGGCCAAGGCTTCAG TGGTGCTGGCTGATGGCTCCACCCTGGTGGCCAACTCCATGAACAATGCCTTCAGCGCCAGCCAGCCTGCTGCCACGGTAACACAGTCCCACCCACAGGGTGGCAGCTCTGGGGCGCCAGCGGTGGCATCATCCCCCCGTCCCAGCATCCTGCGCAAGAAGCCCGCCAGTGAGGG TGCTGCTGTGAGGAAGAACCTGATTGCGGCACAGCTCGGTGACTCCACCAGAATGGATGGAGGTTTGAGGAGCACTTCAGGATCACCACGACCCGCAGG AGTGAAACCTAAATCAGATGTGCTTGTCGGCCTTGCTCCTCCGGTGAATGCTACGGTGGAGCTTGTACCTGGCCAAACCTCTGAGAAACAGCAACAGAATCCTGCCCCCCCTTCTTCTCAGGTCCCTGCCCAGCCTGTCTCCTCCCTGCTGACATCGACCACGCCCCCATCTCAGCCTGTTCCAGCTGCCATGGCTGTCACACCACCTATCCCTTCAATGGCAAATGTAGTAGCCCCGCCTTCCCACCCAGCAGCCAGCAGCACAGCAGCTTGTGGCATTAGCTCCACCCTCCCAGAAATTAATGTCAAGCAGGAGGCAGAACCAATGGACACCTCAAAACCAG TGGGGGCAGCACCACCTAGTGGCACCCCAGCTCTGGCAGTGCCCGGTGTAGACCTAGTCCCAGGGGCATCACCTCGAAAGAAACCCCGTAAGCAGCAGCACGTAATCTCCACAGAGGGAGGTGAAATGATGGAGGCCAACAGTAGCGACGAGGAGAAAGTCCTCACCAAACCTCCTGGCCATCGGCCCGAGAAGCGCAAGTCTCCACCAAAGGAATACATCG ATGAGGAGGGAGTGAGATACGTCCCGGTTCGTGTCCGGCCGCCAGTCACTCTGCTGCGACACTACCGTAACCCCTGGAAGGCAGCGTACCACCACTTTCAGAGATACAGCGACGTCCGCGTTAAAG AGGAGAAGAAGGGCACATTGCAAGATGTAGCCAGTCAGAAGGGTGTGGTCGGACGAGCTCAAGGCTGGAAGATTCATCTGTGTGCTGCTCAGCTGGTGCAGCTG ACGAGTCTGGAGCATGACGTCTACAGTCGCCTGACGAGTCTTCAGGAGGGACTCATTCCCAAGAAGAAGCCCGGAGCCGATGATGATCTCCACCGCATCAGTGAACTCATACAG GGCAACATGCAGCGCTGTAAGCTCGTGATGGATCAGATCACGGAGGCCCGCGAGGCCATGATGAAGGTGCTGGACCACAGAGAGCGAGTCATGAAGCTCCTCAACAAGAACGGCAGCACCAAGAAGCTCAACAAGCTTAAGCGGAAGGACCGAGCCTGA